The window gggtgatacaacacacacctcataattaaatctctctcctctccctttTGCTACCGCcggccccctctctctctattcCTTAGATAGCTCAGTTAAATAGGTCTACAACACTTTAATCTatgtatcattttattttacaatttatgtattccaatacaattatgtattttaagTATGAATAAACACGTATTTATACAATatctaataaatttatttaaatttgccTAGGGGTCCGCCTagctgcctaggcgctaggccccagtcCACCGCCTGACTAGcacctaacgtcttttagagcCTTATTAATTAGTGCTTGGTAGAATGCCATAGCATTTTACTTAAGTAATTGAACATGTTTTGATTGATTTTATCATCTGTTTTTCTCCTATGGCGTAGGTATATTATTTGAGTCGAAGAGGTATTATGCTTGTTAACATTTGACTTTGACATAATTTCCATATATTAAAGTTTTTGAATCAATTTGTTTCCattaaagttaaaaattaaaattaattaggagtaaatgatacattttttttttcttctgtcaGTAGAGCTAATGATGCATAAATAGGGAATTTTAATTTGCTTCCATGATTTACCTCAAGTGATACAATGGACTTAACAATTCCTCaaccccttttttattttattttttatttttttacaaatgatattatctacattaaggggaagAGGGGTGGGTTAtgctcacaataggctagcaataatgtggtttagaTTTGCCTTTGGCGATAATCGAATCTAATCAAATTGCATCTTAAGTTTTTAGAAGGTTCTAAGATCCCATTAATTTTGGTATGAACCTTCTTAGCTATGTAAGAGTAatgataaaatttcaattttgaaagaGGGTAGGTGAGAATTTCAGCACACAAGTGGTGGATTGTCTTGGTGATATAGGGTTGTTATTCAACTTACTACGTCTTGACTCTTGAATCCTGAGTTCAAAcgcttctctccctctctccttcatAATGTAAATTAATGTGAAATATCGCTTCTaataaaaacaaccaaaatctttacatacataaaaaatatgcttaaataACCAATCAACAAAGCATATTTTAAGAGGGTTGGTGTGAAAATATGCTTTTTGGACTAGTGATTTCTGTCTGTATATTCATTTTCAAGCTGCAAACATGTATGAGCCCCACAAAACTGGTGCAACAAGAATATAATTTTACATCCAACAAACTTAGTATTATTATTGTTACCTTTTATAAAGAGAGATATCAGATAGGTCTCGTCCTCTCCctccactctctctctttctctctctctctctctctctctctctctctctctctctctctctccgtgcTCTTCAAAAACCTAACAGTAACAAAAGTCTGTTAGATTTACTTGTGTTTCATTAGGGTTAATGGAGAGAGATGTCATTGATCATCACAGAAAATCTTTTTCCAGGTGTTTGATGTCTCCTTCGTGCTTTCCGGTGCAAGAAGAAATGGAGTACGCTCGCATCCGCAGCTGcagccaaagaaaaagaagcccTAGATGGCGGAACTTGCTTCGGAGGTTGTTGAGTGATAGGGGCAGAAGCATATGCGGGTCGAAAACTAGGTCGTTTCAGCACGATGCTGTCAGCTACTCGCAGAATTTTGATGACGGGTGTCATTTACATGAAGAACCAAGACGCCATTTGCAGGTTACGCTTCCTGATGTGAGATGGGATGGTTCCACTTGATGAGCAATATATCGGGTCTAGCTATTACAAAGCTAGAAGATGTGTAATTATAGATTATTATTAATCAATTTATTGTAATAGTGCAATTCTGATCTCAGCAcattttcatgttattttttggggttttagATTTGATGCTCAGTCGCTAAGATGTCCTAAATTCGAATCCTCGCACTTTTTTGATAAGAAAATTGTGAGATAAATGTTAAGGGTGACGATACAGCATTCGAGCTCCTTCTTTAATATGCATCCTTCAGTGTGAACTTCAAAGGGGAGAGAGTAATCTTGTTATCTCTGTTCACCTAGATCTACCTTATACACAAGGGTGAGCCCAAGCTATAAAGACTCTATTTTGTGAAGAtcgaagaagaaggaaaaacatCTATCGTATACGGTCTTACTCTTATTATACAAAAATGTTGTTTCTACGACATCTACCTTATACACAATACACTTTTTCTCGTTTATGGAAGACACAATATACACAGTTTTCATTTAAGTGTTAACAATATAGTTGTGATTAACTAACAAGATTCCACACAGTGATTATacatttaattaattcaaatttattttatttaaacaaaaaacccCCTCAGAATCTGAAAATTACACTAATCCCAAATTGGACACCCAGGGGTTTTGATTCAAAAGAACGTGTTCATCAAGTTTCCCCTTCTCTCTAACGGCAATTACATACGctctacttttatttatttatttttttatagatacttttatttgttaaaaaaaccaCAATGGAAGAAGAAATCGATATCGATGATGATTACGAAGATGAGGTATacaattattttttgtgtttttacaagtTTTAGTTCGAATTTTGGTTTCAGTTTTTTCTAGACTCTCAACTCCAATGATGAAACAGAACCACAACTCAACTTTTAAtgcaattgaaaataaaataggtATGGAATAGTCAAAGTAGCACCCTTATTTATTAGGATATATGCTCAAAACTGAACTGAAGCCTCTTTGCATCAAATAATCGTAGTTAACCGCAATTGGAAATTATATTGCTTCATAAATGGATTAGTTTAAGATAAAAGACATGAAATATACAGATGGAGGACATGGGTGTACAAGAGGTTATTATATAGATGGAGGACAAGGGTGTACAAGAGGTTATTCTTGGAATACTAAAAAATTATCTTGGGTGTCAAGAGAATATTGAGAAAAAAAGGTGTCGGTGGAAAACTTGTACTGTCCAGAGACAAATGGGTTTTAACAGAAATTCCCTTCCCAATTTTACTATTTTGGCTGAATCCTGGTAGTATCAAACTCGGTTCTATTGGGGAGAGTCATGTTAAAGGCTCCAGCCTTAGCAGTCCAATCTTTAGTACCTTGGACAACACTACTAGGAGAAATGTTTTAGTGTACCGGAAATATAGTTCAGTATAccaaatgtcataatacaaattattgtaaattttatttatgtatccaaccacttatattatgataGTTGATGTACCGTGTTGTGTTCAcggcacattgaaaaatattttcacttttAAGGCTCACAACTCCGCACTAGCAAGAGAGTAACTCTTCAATACACCTAAATGTAACATGCTAAACTCAAATAATAATTGTATGGGATCCATCACACAACAATGGGTTCCAACGACACATTAAATCGGGCGTATCAAAGACTCAATCCTACGAAAAGTTTGTATAAGAATACTCACGAagcaaccaaaaataaaattattatggagccaaaaataatttgaaattttttggagCTGATACGTAAATTTTTACCAGCAAAATACAACAATGCCCTTGTTAAATTGGCTAGGCCCACATTTAATCACACAGAATCTAACATCCCTAAGGCCCTGACTACCATCTCATCAAGTTTCCTTGCATGTGTCAAGAAGATAAGTCAAAGACattaaagatatgattaatTACTAAATTCTATCTTTATACTTACCCAAAGGAAGACCAACTTTATCAAGAATGGAATCACAATCAAACTGGGATTCCACCAAATAAATTCAagatattatttaataaataataggcTTTTTAGcaaaaatggtccctgagatttgcataacatatcacCTTGGTCCTTAAGATTTGAAACCAATAGAAGTGGTCTATGAGAttgttcaccatcaatcattttggtcattccgtgcaAAATTATGTTagataaggatcaaaatgacaaatataccctcaattttaataaacaatgggcaaaaatgatttgacaaaaattaaaggtattttggtcattttatttttatttaatggagatttttcatgaaatgaccaaaatgatttatggtGGACAAATTTAGGgaccaattctattgatttcaaatctcagggaccaaagcgaggagttatgcaaatctcaggggccatattggctaaaaagcctaaatAATATCTTGGGATAATTCTTTCCTCATCCATCCTATGGATGACACACCTTGGCCAATCAGATGTTGACACATGTCAGGGCAAAACCTTACACATGTGGCCGGCCCTAGCTCTATAAACTGTGGTTTCTAAAAAATTTGTTCTTTAAGGAACTACACTTGTAATCCTTTGATTCATGGAACGTCAAACAGAAACCGAAACATTCAatcgatgagagagagagagagagaatactAAAGTGCGCACAGAGGAAAGCTttatgttggaaccaaattcgcgCATGCTAGTCCCTAGATTGTAAGAACTCGCGTGTCTTGCGGATCAAAATTGTGGTTTCTAGAATTTTTGTTCTTTAAGGAACTACACTAGTAATCCTTTGATTCATGGAGTGTCAAAGAGAAACCGAAACATTTAATcgatgagagagagaaaataccAAAGTGTGAATAGAGGAAAGCTttatgttggaaccaaattcgcgCATGCCAATCCCTAGATTGTAAGAACTCGTGTATCCATTGTGGTTTCTaaaatttttgttctttaagGAACTACATTTGTAATCCTTTGATTCTTGGAGTG of the Pyrus communis chromosome 1, drPyrComm1.1, whole genome shotgun sequence genome contains:
- the LOC137732705 gene encoding uncharacterized protein; protein product: MERDVIDHHRKSFSRCLMSPSCFPVQEEMEYARIRSCSQRKRSPRWRNLLRRLLSDRGRSICGSKTRSFQHDAVSYSQNFDDGCHLHEEPRRHLQVTLPDVRWDGST